One genomic region from Siniperca chuatsi isolate FFG_IHB_CAS linkage group LG18, ASM2008510v1, whole genome shotgun sequence encodes:
- the LOC122865785 gene encoding sphingosine 1-phosphate receptor 3, whose product MINPQIFLHYNYTGKLDHRPSNGTSAGPVDAKTTVFLIICSFIVLENLTVLVAIWKNHRFHNRMYFFIANLALCDLLAGVAYLVNLLLSGEKTLQLSTTLWFVREGSLFVALGASIFSLLAIAIERHLTMIKMRPYDANKNYRVFLLIGTCWLIAISLGALPILGWNCLDNLPDCSTVLPLYSKKYVAFCMIVFMVLLLAMSVLYARIYILVKSSSRKVSKHRNSEHAISLLRTVIIVVGVFIACWMPIFVLLLVDVACEQGCHILYKADWFIAVAVLNSAMNPVIYTLASREMRRAFLALVCGICYRGKASVNGSGNRSSLEPSRSRSKSWSSQNNPNQNQQNSRQAELEKEQETDPAHCEVSVVAGGAAQAVLESDRKD is encoded by the coding sequence ATGATCAACCCTCAGATATTCCTCCACTACAACTACACAGGAAAGCTGGACCATCGGCCCAGCAATGGCACGAGCGCTGGCCCTGTGGACGCCAAAACCACTGTGTTCCTTATCATATGCAGCTTCATCGTCTTGGAGAACCTCACGGTGCTGGTAGCCATATGGAAAAACCACAGGTTCCACAACCGCATGTACTTCTTTATTGCCAACCTGGCACTGTGCGACCTGCTGGCTGGAGTCGCTTACCTGGTCAACCTGCTCCTGTCAGGAGAGAAGACCCTGCAGCTCTCAACTACTCTCTGGTTTGTCAGAGAGGGAAGCCTATTTGTAGCACTTGGCGCCTCCATTTTCAGTCTCCTGGCTATTGCTATAGAGAGACACCTGACTATGATCAAAATGAGGCCTTATGATGCCAACAAGAACTACAGAGTGTTTCTGCTCATAGGGACCTGCTGGCTGATCGCTATATCTCTTGGAGCTTTGCCTATACTAGGCTGGAACTGCCTGGACAACCTCCCCGATTGCTCCACAGTCCTCCCTCTCTACAGCAAGAAATATGTAGCTTTCTGTATGATAGTTTTCATGGTTTTGCTCTTAGCCATGTCAGTCCTTTATGCCCGCATCTACATCCTGGTTAAGTCCAGCAGCCGAAAGGTGAGCAAGCACAGAAACTCTGAGCATGCGATTTCCCTGCTGCGCACTGTCATCATTGTAGTTGGGGTCTTCATCGCCTGCTGGATGCCCATCTTTGTCCTGCTCCTGGTGGATGTGGCATGTGAGCAGGGCTGCCACATCCTCTACAAGGCTGATTGGTTCATTGCAGTGGCTGTGCTCAACTCAGCCATGAACCCAGTCATTTACACTCTGGCGAGCCGCGAGATGAGACGGGCCTTCCTGGCTCTGGTGTGTGGCATTTGCTACAGGGGGAAGGCTTCTGTAAACGGCAGCGGGAACAGGTCGTCTCTGGAGCCCAGCCGCAGCAGGAGCAAGTCGTGGAGCAGCCAGAACAACCCCAACCAGAACCAGCAGAACTCCAGGCaggcagagctggagaaggagcAGGAGACAGACCCGGCCCATTGCGAGGTCTCAGTGGTGGCAGGAGGGGCTGCTCAGGCCGTCCTTGAGAGTGACAGAAAAGACTGA